GGCATGTCATCTACCGCATGAAGACGACGAGTACTCGCGGCATGAGGCGGCTGGATCTCGATGACAGAAGTGTCTGGATGGACGAGAGCAAGGTGGTGGCGTTGTTTAGCGCCGTCGGCGGCAGGACTGGCAAGGACGATGCGTCAATACCTGCTCTTAAGATAGACTGGTGGAAGATGGTGGTGGCGACCCTTGAGCGTCCGTCAAACCAGTTTGTGCCCCACACCTAGTATGTGGCTTCGTTCAGGCCTTcggttttagatgttaggctttggtgagATGTTAGAGAGGTCTCGGTATTCGGCTTAGGCTTATTgcatcccttcatcaattggataggagttGCGACACATGTCGCAAAGATGGCGGATTCAGACATATTGATGTATTACCTTGTAAGGTCCTTGTGcataattaataaaatgactgcatgcattttccagatgcagagaccgggggtcatcctccttttcaaaaaaagtgTATTAACATTAGGATATGGTATCTCAAAAATCCGTGATGCTCAATCCAATAATCATCTCCCATGAAATACCAAATAACATCATGCACAAGAAACCAGCATACAATTTTTTCCTATGTGAATATGGATTgttttattattaagaaaattttttatttcattttttccgtTAACCTATCCATCACAATTAGCTATATGATTTTATCAGCAATGCAAGCTTATCATATGAATAAGAATAATAAGGTAGATACATACCAAAATAGTAACTGAGCTTATGATGGACAGCATTTGCAACTATGAAGGGAATCTGGTTAGGTGTGACGCAACCATCAACCATGTGGCTTCGACCTGGCGTGTCCTATGCATGATCAGTGATCAGTGAAATCTACAAAATAAAGATCGTGTGCTAATCAAGAATCTTGTGCAGCTCAAAAAACATTGAATCTTAAGGTAATGTTAACTTGTAAAAAAACTTGCATGTAGGTCTAAAATCATCTTGCTGTTATCATTTACCACAGAACTGAAACCAGTGACACAAACCTAGCAAATACACGATGGATTCACATCATACACATTTCCTCTTGTCatgcatatattcatcagaaagccCCAAGAGATTTTATCAATTTATCGCAAAATCTGAGATGGATCAAAACCTTGGTCTTTGTTTCTATAATTTCTGTACATTTGTACTGTATACATATGGCAAAACTGTATCAAGATCGGCTCATCCTCAAAAAGGCGGATGCCAATCACAGGGAGTAGAGTGATGTGGAGTATCTATGAGCTAAGAATGTTTAAAAGAGAAACTCTGTTCTGGACTAATTTCCTGAACAGATCTCCTGCTCCATTCTGAAGATCTTCGATACTGCACTCTAACTCCTGCAATTGTTCCTCCTTGCAGACAATTCCCTTCTTCTTGTAAAATGCATTGCAGACAAGAGACTGCTTTGGCATTTCAATTTGCTTCAACAAGAGATGGAGTGTGGACTCGAACACAGAGATGCAGATCTCTCTTGCCTTGGTCAATAGCATGACCATCTTGTCAAATGCAGGCTTCTTGGCAGACTTCTTGAAATGTTTCCTGGCCTTCTTCACCAAGCGAATAAAAGACTGGATCTTGGCTTGAGCAGCTGCAGCGTCTCCTTTTCTTAGAGCCAGTTGGAGCTCTTGGATGATGACCATCATCTCGGCGAAGGTCTCTTGCATGGTGCTACAGAGATCTAACAGCTCAATGGAGCATTCCATCTCTCCATCCAACATGTTCCTCTGCTGGGAGGAGcaagcttggttacttaataggcAAATAATCTCTTCAAGACCATCGTAGATGTTTGCAAGACTCCTGAGACCATCGCACATCGTGCTGATGGAATTGGAGGAAGAGATGCTTGCTTCTAGGCAGTGGAGCTCTTGCTCGACTTCGGTCTCACTGACGTGAGGCCTAGAAGGCAAACTAATCGATCTCTGGTGGAAAGCCATATCTGAGCTTGAAGCTTTTCGCTGTCTTGTGGTtgatgggaggaggaggagaagcagaaaATAAGAGCTTCTTGTTTGATGTATCTACCGTTCCGCTGCCGCCTATTTATACAGAAGATGTGTACAGCTGTGTCGTAGCATCTGATTGGTAGACATGAAGAATCATGTCATTGCAACTCCCACATGCTGTCTGCTATGCCTTGAGATCGCAGCACTAAAGTCTTCTCATGTTTAGTACATTGTTTTCTGTGCCTACTGTCCATGAGATGAGTCACCACGTTATCATGTTCCAGCCATTGGCAGCAAGAACCAATGAAAAAGATGCGGTTTAGTCTGACGGTGGGTCTTGGCATAATTGCACGCCCATGCAATTATTTAATGGATCACTAACCTAGCATTTAGCTGTAACATGCCTTTTAATATGGTATTTTCCTTGGTGGGCACTGATGGGTATCACAAGTTAGATCCTCGACGGTCGGTGCTGGCATGTTTAGGCCACGGAAACAAGATCCACTGCTCAAGATTCATGTTAGTGGTTCAGCGTGTTATCCCCATTTTTTCAGTTTGAGGCTTTCAGCCACCCACCGTGTGAGTAGCATGACCATTTGATATCTAACCACTACACAGACAAGCTTTTATTGTGTGTCTCTTTTTTTTCAATGATTTTGTACAATCCTGTTACCTTTTAGTCGTACTAACTGATTCTCGGACATCGGCATCTTTACTTAGGTGAAGTTTGAAATAataaataagcatataaagaatcGGTTGTTCTTTGtgtattttttctcgaaaagggtTCTTTGTGTGTTGAGAATCATGATAAACAAAAACTGTGCGCAATGTCAAGTTTGGATTATTGTTGTTCCGGTAGAACATGCAAAAAGCTTGGTTGTAGGGTAATTTTCATTTTGTTCAATGCTAAATGATATAGATGTCGACGATGTTTAAAATTTGAGCGCACTAATTATGCCAGACTGCACAtccatgtggtggtggtggacaaTAAAATTGATTGATTCTGCCAAGTACAAGTTGAGGCCATTTGACTTTGAGCTGGCATGTTTCATGCATAAGGAACAAGATTCACTAACCATGGGCTTCAAAATAGACTATACTGGGATCACAAACACGTCTTCAAGGAAGAAATGGTCAAATGGATCAaaacttttctttctctttttgtaGTATCATGAACATTTGTACAGTATAGTGTAGATATACATATGGCAAAATTGTATGAAGATCAGCTATTCCTTAAAAAGGCGGGTGCCAATCGGAGGGCGCCAAGAGTGACTTGGGAGTATCTACGAGCTAAGGATGTTGAGTAGGGAAACTCTGCTCTGGACTAATTTCCTGAACAGATGTCCCGCTCCACTCTCGAGATCTCCGATACTGCACTCTAGCCACAACAATTGCTCCTCCTTGCAAACAGCTGCCTTCTTCTTGTGAAATGCCTTGGAAACAAGAGACTGTTTAGGCATTTCGATTTGCTTTGACAAGAGATGGAGTGTGCACTCCAGCAGAGACACAGAGATCTCTCTAGCCTTGGCCAACAGCATGACCATGCTACAATCTGCAGGAGCCTTCTTTGCAGTCTTCTTGAAAAGATTCTTCGACTTCTTCACCAAGCGGGTGTAGGATTGGATCTTGGCCTGAATAGCTGCGTCATCACCTTTCCTTACAGCCAGTTGCAGCTCTTGGATGATGGCCTTCATCTCGACGAAGATCTCTTGCATGGCGTTGCAGAGATCTAGCAACTCAAGAGAACCGTCCATTTCTCCATCCAACATGCTCCTCTGCTGGGAGGAGCAAACTTGGTTTCTTGGTAGGCAGATGATTTCTTCGAGACCATCGTAGATGTTTGCAACAGTCCTGAGACCATCGCACATCGTGCTGATGGAATTAGAGGAAGAGATGCTTGCTTCTAGGCTCTGAAGCTCTAGCTCGACTTCGGTCTCACTGACGTGAGGCCTAGAAGGCAAACTTGTCGATCTTTGGTGGAAAGCCATGTCTGAGCTTGAATATTTGCTCGGTATTGTGgtcgaagagaggaggaagaaagaagAGTTCTAGTTTGATGCATCTACCATTCTGCTGACGCCTATTTATACAGAAGATATGTGTACAGCTGTGCTGCAGCATCTGATTAGTAGACATGAAGAATCATGCCATTACATCAGCCTTGAGATCCGGCAGAAGCATAGAGATCCCAACACAAAAGTCATCTCATGTTCCACTAATTGGCAGCAAGGACTAATTAGCAATGGTATAGTTTGATAAGggatcttcacatagttacatgctCAAGCTATCATTTAGTGGAACCTTGTCAGTTCAAGCCCCGAGAGTTTGTCCCCCATCTTCAAGGCAAGTCTATGCCGCTCTGCTGTCTTCTTATCGTTTCATACATTTATGAACGAGTATATGGGCTTGTCGAAAGTGTCTTAATTATCAGGGGCAAACTCGCACACGAGGATCAGTTTTTTGTGCTGGATGAGCTAGACAGCTTGATCATGTGTATGATGACTAGCCCTCTTCATGCTTTGTCGCTGGCATGCTGCAGCCGTGTCTTAGTTGTTAGTGGCAAACTCATCGCACGAGGGTGTCGAGACGTGTGGTTTCGTCTTTCTGGTGTAAGGAGTCATTGACTTCATCCGCATGTTCCAGCATTGTGCTATCTGGTTCTGCTAACAGGCGTTGTCCAACCTTACACTCTTGTCTCTTCATAAAATTGCTGGCATGCTTGCAATTCGTCTAGTAATGCTAACAAATGTAGAGGTGTTCAAATGCACAAACCTCTTTGTGGTCCAGAAATGCTTACATTTTCTGTGAATATATAAATCGTTGCCATTGAGTGACAAGATTATAGTTGAAGAGGCAAATATATTGGTAAATTTTCTCACAAATTCTTAGCTACATGAGATTTTTTTTAGTGTATACGGTTCTANNNNNNNNNNNNNNNNNNNNNNNNNNNNNNNNNNNNNNNNNNNNNNNNNNNNNNNNNNNNNNNNNNNNNNNNNNNNNNNNNNNNNNNNNNNNNNNNNNNNNNNNNNNNNNNNNNNNNNNNNNNNNNNNNNNNNNNNNNNNNNNNNNNNNNNNNNNNNNNNNNNNNNNNNNNNNNNNNNNNNNNNNNNNNNNNNNNNNNNNNNNNNNNNNNNNNNNNNNNNNNNNNNNNNNNNNNNNNNNNNGGGATAAACAGAAGTATATTACCAATGTCTATGCCCCCTGCCTTGATGAGGCAAAATGTTTCCCTTTTACAGGTGAGATTCTATTGCTATTAATGTGTTAACATTAAGATATGGTATGTCCGAAATCTATCATGGTCAATCGAATATTCATCTTCCATGAAATATCTGTAGAAGTCAGTTGTGTTCTAGAGTAAATGTTTTCGTTACTTTTTCACTTTCAGTCCTTCAATGAATATAGATCCTAACGATGTTAATATTTGAGTATTCAATTGTAGTGCCAGACTGCACAgccatgtggtggtggtggacaaTCTGGGTAATAAAATTGAATGATTCTGCTAACTACAAGTTGGGACCTTGTGACTTTGAGCTGGCATGTTTCATGCACAAGGAGCAAGATCCACCAGCCAAGGATATCAACATAAAGCATCACAAACACATCTTCAAGGAAGAAATGGCCAAACTGATCAAAACTTTGGTGTCTCTTTCTGTAGTATCATGTACATTTATACAGTATAGTGTATGCATATGGGAAAAATTGTATGATGATCAACTATTCCTTAAAAGGCGGATGCCAATCGAAGGGCGTCAACAGTAACTCAGGAGTATCTATGAGCTAAGGATGTTGAGTACAGAAACTCTGCTCTGGACTAATTTCCTGAACAGATGTCCTGCTCCGCTCTCGAGATCGCCGATACTGCACTCTAGCCCTGACAATTGCACCTCCTTGCAAACCACTGCTTTCTTTTTCTGAAATGACTTGAAAACAAGAGACTGTTTAGGCATTTTGATTTGCTTCGACAAGAGACGGAGTGTGGATTCCAGGAGAGACACCGAGATCTCTCTAGCCTTGGCCAACAGCATGACCATGCTACAATCTGCAGGAGCCTTCTTCGCGGTCTTCTTGAAAAGATTCTTGGACTTCTTCACCAAGCGGGTGTAAGATTGGATCTTGGCTTGAGTAGTTGCATCATCACCTTTCCTTAGAGCCACTTGCAGCTCTTGGATGATGGCCTTCATCTCGACGAAGATCTCTTGCATGACGCTGCAGAGATCTAGCAGCTCGAGAGAACCTTCCATTTCTCCATCCAACATGCTCCTCTGCTGGGCTGAGCAAACATGTTTGCTTGGTAGGCAAATAATCTCTTCAAGAGCATCGTAGATGTTTGTAAGACTCCTGAGATCATCGCACATCGTGCTGATGGAAGTGGAGGAAGAGATGCTTGCTTCTAGGCTGTGAAGCTCTAGCTCGACTTCGGTCTCACTGACGTGAGGCCTAGAAGGCAAACTTGTCGATCTTTGGTGGAAAGCCATATCTGAGCTTGAAGGTTATCGCTGCCTTGTGGTTGATGAGAGGAGGAGAAGAGCAGAGAGTAAGAGCTTCTTGTTTGATGTATCTACCCGTTCTGCTGCCGCCTATTTATACAGAAGATGTGTACAGCTGTATTGTAGCATCTGATTGGTAGACATGAAGAATCATGCCATTACATCGGCCACATGCTGTCTGCTATGCCTTGACATCTGGCAGACGCATAGAGATCGCAACACTAAAGTCTTCTCATGTTTAGTACATTTTGTTTTCTGTGCCTAGTGTCCTTGAGATGAGGCATCACAATATCATGTTCCAGCAATTGGCAACAAGAAGCAATCAAAAAGATGTGGTTTAGTCTGATGGTCGATTTCAGCATAATTGCACGCCCATGCAATTACTTAATGGGTCGCTAACCTAACATTGAGCTGTGACATACCTGTATTTAATAAGGTATTTTCCTTGGTGGGCACTCTTGCAAATTACAGGTTAAAGCCTCAACAGTCAGAGCTGGCATGTTTAGGCCATGGAAACAAGATCCACTGCAAAAGATCCATGTTAGCGGTTCAGCATGTTATCCCCATATTCTGTTTTCAGCTTGAGGCTTTCAGCCACCCACCGTGTGAGCGGCATGACCATTTAATATCTAACCTCTTAGTCGTACTAACTGATTCTCAGAGACCCCGGGAATGAGCATATAAAGTGACGAAAAAGTTTGTGCACTGGCAAGTTTGGATTATGTCTTTCTCAGATTATTGTTAATACTGTAGAATATGCAAAAAGTTGTGGTTCTGGAGTAAATGTTTTTTTCTTATTTTGACACCTTCAATGCTTAAATGATATACTCAGTTGTAGTGCCAGAGTAGTGCACAGCCCTGTGGTGGTGGTGGGGAATCTGGATAGTAAAATTGATCGATTGGGACCTTGTGACTTTGATCTGGCATGTTTCATGCATAAGGAACAAGATCCACTAACCATGGGCATCAAAAACTGGGATCACAAACACGTCTTCAAGGATGAAATGGTCAAATGGATCAAAACTTTGGTTTCACTTTCTATTTCTATGGTATCATGTACATTTATACAGTATAGTGTATGAAGATCAGCTATTCCTTAAAAGGCGGATGCCGATCGGAGGGCGCCAAGAATGACTTGGGAGTATCTATGAGCTAAGGATGTTGAGTAGAGAAACTCTGCTCTGGACTAATCTCCTGAACAGATGTCCAGTTCCACTCTCAAGATCTCCGATACTGCACTCTAACTGCGACAATTGTTCCTCCTTACAAACAACCGCCTTCTTCTTGTGAAATGCCTTGGAAACAAGAGACTGTTTAGGCATTTCGATTTGCTTCGACACAAGATGGAGTGTGGACTCCAGGAGAGAGGCAGAGACCTCCCTGGCCTTGGCCAATAGCATGACCATCCTGCAATCTGCAGgagccttcttcgtggccttcttgaaATGGTTCCTGGCCTTCTTCGCCAGGTGGGTGTAAGACTGGATCTTGCCTTGAGCAGCTGCAACATCCCCTTTCCTTAGAGCCACTTGCAGCTCTTGGATGATGGCCTTCATCTCGACGAAGATCTCTTGCATGGCACCGCAGAGATCTAGGAGCTCGAGAGAACCTTCCATTTCTCCATCCAATATGTTCCTCTGCTGAGAGGAACAAACTTGGTTGCTTGGTAGGCAAATAATGTCTTCAAGAGCATCGTAGATGTTTGCAAGACTCCTGAGACCATCGCACATCGTGCTGATGGAATTGGAGGAAGAGATGCTTGCTTCTAGGCTGTGGAGTTCTTGCTCGACTTCGGTCTCACTGACGTGAGGCCTAGAAGGCAAACTTGTCGATCTTTGGTGGAAAGCCATGTCTGAGCTTGAAGATTTGCTCTGTATTGTGGtcgaagagaggaagaaggaagagcTTCTAGTTTGATGTATCTACCGTTCCGCTGACGCCTATTTATACAAATAAGTGCACAGATGTACTGTAGCATTGATTAGTAGACATGAAGAATCATGCCATTACATCTCCATCATATTGTCTGCTATGCCTTGAGATCTGCCAGCAGTGTATTGGTTACAACACCAAAGTCGTCTCATGTTCACTACATTTTATATTGTGGTCTGCTACCCTCGAGATGAACCGTCTCATTGCCGTGTTCCACTTATAGCAGCAAGGGCTAATTAAGAATGGTATAATTTGGTGGTGGGTCAGACATAATTGCACGCTCAAGCTATTATTTAGACGAATGCTGCTGGCTACCAGCATGCTCTACATTTGTTGGAtatattcgtgataacctcaagatTTGGAGCAGGCATTTTTATGTGCTGGAGAAACACGGAGCTCTTTTTTTTTTTTACATTCTCTCTTTTTCCTTTTCAGGCCATTGCTTCTGTTGCCAGTCAAATGGTTCGGTTCTGTGAATGAAAGATTTGTCACTTGCCACATCACAAAGTATAGATGCTAACAAATCCTGTTTGCTGGTCAGTTTGAGGCTTTTGCGTTTTCTCAACCAAAAAAATACGGTAGAATGCTGCAAATTTTGTAAGTGGGTGTTTTACCCAGGTCTGGTCATCCAATGGGTTAGTTTGGGAGGTCAAATTTCCATAAGGTTACATTGTTTCACTTTTACAGTCTTCCTGGACACAGAAAATTCAAGACTtgattattttccttttttctctacTGTTTAATTTTTTTAGCAATGCAGTTTCAATGAGCATGTATGTTTTCTAAAGGTCAGAGATAGAAACTAATACATCTCATGGAATTAGAACAACCTACTTGTAGGTATACTGTGTCAACTTACTTGGTTTGATTACCGAATATATAACGGATTGATACAATCAAGAAAAGCGTAGCAGATCATCCAAGAAATGATTGAAATAAATAGAATGTTGTAAAGTATAAGACTCCTGAGCCCTTTAATTGAAAAGTCTTGAACTGTCAAGTAACTGCACAAGATTAAGAAGCCAAAGAAATGGAAGTGTTGTTTCAGAAAGATACCTTTGTTTGCTTGAACTCTGAACTTCCCATCTTCAGAAGCTGACCGAGCAGGTATTTGGATTATAAGTTTATAACACATACTCATCATCCAGAATTCCCGTGGAGATGGCGCATGAGAAGAACCAGATATGAAGGAAACCATGGATTTTCAGAATTACTCAGAAGTACAATGCTTTTTAAATATTTCAACCATTTCAGACAGAACAAAACATCTGAGATCACTTGGTAACTGACAGAAAATCAAATAATTCTTTGTTGCAACTGACTTTTCTCCTTACAACAAAATATAGTACATTCCTTAATCAACAAGCTCCCTCCAGCTAGTAGTAGTTGCAATATCTGCAGAAACAGTAAATCAAACAGATGAGAAGCTGCGAAAAATGAGGATGCATTATGCAGGCTCTTGGTGTATACTTTGAGAAGGAAAGCAAGCAGAACTAGCGCATCTATATAGGTATATATATAACACAGTTTTCTAAGAATGGCATCGGCAGCGCTTGTTCAACTAAAGACAGTTTCTCTTCACAAAAGCAAGGTACATAGCTGATTCTACTCTGAAATCTGAATACAGGAGACAAACATGAATTGGTAAAAACAGGCATGTGCATGTCTAGTAAAAGCGGCAATATGCAGTACATCATATTGATACATAATAAATTAGTTCCAGCCCAGGATCCATGCCCGCCAATTCTTTCAAGCAGGGGAAAGAGGAGAATCAGGGGCGCTCAACACAAGAATCAGAAGGGAGAGATGGGGAAAGGAGAAACTAAAATTTTGCCAGAGGTGTAGGCTCTGTCGACTCTGCCCCCCCCTCCCCCTCATCCGGTTGCCTACatcacgttttgtgtcactggcgtGGATCAGGCCATGATCCTGGCTATATCCAGCCTAACCAAAAGAGGCCTTATTTGGATTACCCTCCCGGCGCTGATCTCAACCAGAAACTCTGGCATTTACATGTTGCTCATTTCTACACAAATCCTTTGAAGCATAAGAGCGAACTGTGGCAGGCCTGCACAAGTGCACTGATTCATAACTCAGGGCATCCTTGAGACTCTTGCTTACAAAAGCGCCCTTCGCGGGGGCAGTGTAGATGACCAAGCATAACTTTATATTATTGGCATTTTCTCAAGAGATTTCAAAGGTTGACTCAAATTAACCTGGTTGGTATAAACAATTGAGTAGCATAATTGAATGTTACTTCCTTTAGAGGGCACTTCTTTCTAAGCATATCCACAACCTCCTCTGCTTCCTTCCATCGTTCAGCTCTACACGAACCCTTCAATGTAGAATTATAGGAAACGGCACCAGGCTTGCACGATATAGTGCTTAATAACTTGCGGGCATCATCCGGACAGCCTTGTTCAGAAAAGCCATTGTTAAGAGCATTGTATATGAAAATATCAGGTGTACTTTCCGGTCAAAAAAATATCAGGTGTACTTCCATACTTTGGCATTTGCTCGAGCACCTAGATTGCACGATCGACAAGCCCTTTTTGGCACAAGGAATTGATTAGTATATTGATGTCACTTCATTTGGCGGACAATCCTTTCTGGCCATCTCGGATATCAGCTCCCCAGCTTCCTCCCATCGCGCAGCTCTGCACAAACCCTTTGCCACAGCACTGAAACAAAAAATACCAGGCTTACATGGCCTGCTTTGAAATTACTCAATGGCCGATTCCACAAGCCCTTGTTCA
The Triticum dicoccoides isolate Atlit2015 ecotype Zavitan chromosome 3A, WEW_v2.0, whole genome shotgun sequence genome window above contains:
- the LOC119273478 gene encoding uncharacterized protein LOC119273478 translates to MAFHQRSTSLPSRPHVSETEVELELQSLEASISSSNSISTMCDGLRTVANIYDGLEEIICLPRNQVCSSQQRSMLDGEMDGSLELLDLCNAMQEIFVEMKAIIQELQLAVRKGDDAAIQAKIQSYTRLVKKSKNLFKKTAKKAPADCSMVMLLAKAREISVSLLECTLHLLSKQIEMPKQSLVSKAFHKKKAAVCKEEQLLWLECSIGDLESGAGHLFRKLVQSRVSLLNILSS
- the LOC119270487 gene encoding uncharacterized protein LOC119270487, with translation MAFHQRSTSLPSRPHVSETEVELELHSLEASISSSTSISTMCDDLRSLTNIYDALEEIICLPSKHVCSAQQRSMLDGEMEGSLELLDLCSVMQEIFVEMKAIIQELQVALRKGDDATTQAKIQSYTRLVKKSKNLFKKTAKKAPADCSMVMLLAKAREISVSLLESTLRLLSKQIKMPKQSLVFKSFQKKKAVVCKEVQLSGLECSIGDLESGAGHLFRKLVQSRVSVLNILSS
- the LOC119270488 gene encoding uncharacterized protein LOC119270488, producing the protein MAFHQRSTSLPSRPHVSETEVEQELHSLEASISSSNSISTMCDGLRSLANIYDALEDIICLPSNQVCSSQQRNILDGEMEGSLELLDLCGAMQEIFVEMKAIIQELQVALRKGDVAAAQGKIQSYTHLAKKARNHFKKATKKAPADCRMVMLLAKAREVSASLLESTLHLVSKQIEMPKQSLVSKAFHKKKAVVCKEEQLSQLECSIGDLESGTGHLFRRLVQSRVSLLNILSS